Proteins encoded in a region of the Apostichopus japonicus isolate 1M-3 chromosome 19, ASM3797524v1, whole genome shotgun sequence genome:
- the LOC139960334 gene encoding uncharacterized protein — protein sequence MAIRAEKILFNILVMVVMVFIMTVILNWSFHIHIFQLYRERKRLVGSDFEFRHWNAFSKLTHINITTLEEEQTFWNRSSFQNKVDPPSVFKDTITAAIFSCNPYWVTGRGHVFPQSFECPHTDKRITFTASIVDESAIKDVDVVIFAAGVNNTVWEKAMAVRTPHQVWVYSTEESAIHSPHVREIWKEGRSMGRLLGFNGYKFNMSFSYHSKSEVVAPFGEYIPFKEKPTTNMANRTAKRRAEKMVAWVSSHCYPAWNRTTFVHDLAKLIPVDTYGACGTNEHLPRNKNTALFLRNYKFYIAFENSCCSDYITEKFWQALAEFELVPIVVGASKEDYQRVAPPNSFIYADDFDSVRELARYIRKVATNTTLYNQYHHWRQMGKAVLYTNSRVYPFSSTEGACALLNFLEENAWKGNQPLRMRIDPFGPDWLGSCGLCGKHEWMTTYERNTVNQRNTVNLSTKVTKRTF from the coding sequence ATGGCTATCAGAGCAGAAAAGATcctctttaatattttagttaTGGTGGTGATGGTCTTTATAATGACAGTAATACTAAACTGGAGTTTTCATATCCATATATTTCAACTATATCGGGAGAGAAAACGACTCGTTGGAAGCGACTTTGAGTTTAGGCATTGGAATGCATTTAGCAAGCTCACTCATATCAATATCACTACACTAGAAGAAGAGCAAACTTTTTGGAATCGTTCGTCTTTTCAAAATAAAGTAGACCCCCCAAGTGTATTCAAGGATACTATAACTGCCGCCATATTTTCTTGTAATCCCTATTGGGTAACTGGCAGAGGACATGTGTTTCCGCAAAGTTTCGAATGTCCGCATACAGATAAAAGAATTACTTTTACTGCATCAATAGTAGACGAAAGCGCTATCAAAGATGTCGATGTGGTCATATTTGCTGCTGGTGTAAACAACACTGTCTGGGAGAAAGCTATGGCTGTCCGCACACCTCATCAAGTGTGGGTTTATAGCACTGAGGAGAGCGCTATACATTCTCCACACGTGAGAGAAATATGGAAGGAAGGGAGGAGCATGGGGCGCTTGTTGGGATTCAATGGATACAAATTCAACATGTCCTTCAGTTACCATTCTAAATCTGAAGTCGTAGCTCCGTTTGGGGAGTACATTCCATTCAAAGAGAAACCAACCACGAATATGGCAAATAGAACTGCGAAACGGCGAGCGGAGAAGATGGTCGCTTGGGTTAGCAGTCACTGTTATCCAGCTTGGAACAGAACAACTTTCGTTCATGATCTTGCCAAACTTATTCCTGTAGATACCTATGGAGCTTGTGGCACAAATGAACATTTACCTCGTAATAAGAATACCGCATTATTTCTTCGAAATTACAAATTTTACATTGCTTTTGAAAACAGCTGTTGCTCGGATTACATTACTGAGAAGTTTTGGCAGGCTTTGGCGGAGTTTGAGCTGGTACCAATTGTGGTTGGAGCTTCGAAGGAGGACTATCAGCGAGTCGCTCCACCAAATTCCTTTATTTACGCTGACGACTTCGACTCTGTTAGAGAGTTGGCAAGATATATTCGTAAAGTCGCTACCAATACAACTCTCTACAACCAATATCATCATTGGAGGCAGATGGGTAAAGCAGTGCTTTATACGAATTCTCGAGTTTATCCATTTTCGTCGACCGAAGGAGCATGCGCACTTCTAAATTTCTTAGAAGAGAATGCTTGGAAGGGGAATCAGCCATTAAGAATGCGCATTGATCCCTTTGGACCAGATTGGTTAGGCAGTTGTGGTTTGTGTGGTAAACATGAATGGATGACTACATATGAACGTAATACAGTCAACCAACGTAATACAGTAAACCTTTCAACCAAAGTAACTAAACGTACATTCTAA
- the LOC139960615 gene encoding 4-galactosyl-N-acetylglucosaminide 3-alpha-L-fucosyltransferase FUT6-like: MVIKAVKILFNILVMMVMVFIMTVILNWRLFELHRERKQPVERNAFSKLTHINITTLEEEQTFWNRSSFQNKVDPQSVINDTLSAAIFSCNSYWVTGRNQFPRTFECPHTDKRISFTASIEDESAIKDVDVVIFAADVNSTVWEKAMAVRTPHQVWVYSTSESAKHSPYVREILKEGKGGIRFLGFNGYKFNMSFSYHSKSEVVAPFGEYIPSKEKLTTNMANINAKRRAKKMVAWVSSHCYPAWNRTTFVHDLAKLVPVDTYGACGTKAHLPHDKHTVLLLQKYKFYIAFENNCCSDYITEKFWKALAMLKLVPIVVGASKEDYQRVAPPHSFIYADDFDSVRELARYIRKVATNKTLYNQYHHWRQMGKAVLYTSSRVNPFSSTEGACALLNFLEENAWKGHQSLRMRIDPFGPDWLGSCGLCGKHEWMTTYERNTVTETFEPM, from the coding sequence ATGGTTATCAAAGCAGTCAAGATcctctttaatattttagttaTGATGGTGATGGTCTTTATAATGACAGTAATACTAAACTGGAGATTATTTGAACTACATCGCGAGAGAAAACAACCCGTTGAAAGGAATGCATTTAGCAAGCTTACTCACATCAATATTACGACACTAGAAGAAGAACAAACTTTTTGGAATCGTTCGTCTTTTCAAAATAAAGTAGACCCCCAAAGTGTTATCAATGATACTTTATCTGCCGCcatattttcttgtaattcCTATTGGGTAACTGGCAGAAATCAGTTTCCGAGAACTTTCGAATGTCCGCATACAGATAAAAGAATATCTTTTACTGCATCAATAGAAGATGAAAGCGCTATCAAAGATGTAGATGTGGTCATATTTGCTGCTGATGTAAACAGCACTGTCTGGGAGAAAGCTATGGCTGTCCGCACACCTCATCAAGTGTGGGTTTACAGCACTTCTGAGAGCGCTAAGCACTCTCCATACGTGAGAGAAATATTGAAGGAGGGCAAGGGCGGGATACGCTTCTTGGGATTCAATGGATACAAATTCAACATGTCCTTCAGTTACCATTCTAAATCTGAAGTCGTAGCTCCGTTTGGGGAATACATTCCATCCAAAGAGAAACTAACCACGAATATGGCAAATATAAATGCGAAACGGCGAGCGAAGAAGATGGTCGCTTGGGTTAGCAGTCACTGTTATCCAGCTTGGAATAGAACAACTTTCGTTCATGATCTTGCCAAACTGGTCCCTGTAGATACCTATGGAGCTTGTGGCACAAAGGCACACTTACCTCATGATAAACATACCGTATTATTGcttcaaaaatacaaattttacatTGCTTTTGAAAACAATTGTTGCTCGGATTACATTACTGAGAAGTTTTGGAAGGCTTTGGCGATGTTAAAGCTGGTACCAATTGTGGTTGGAGCTTCGAAGGAGGACTATCAGCGAGTCGCTCCACCACATTCCTTTATTTACGCTGACGACTTCGACTCTGTAAGAGAGTTGGCAAGATATATTCGTAAAGTCGCAACAAATAAAACTTTGTACAACCAATATCATCATTGGAGGCAGATGGGTAAAGCAGTGCTTTATACGAGTTCTCGAGTTAATCCATTTTCGTCGACCGAAGGAGCATGCGCACTTTTAAATTTCTTAGAAGAGAATGCTTGGAAGGGGCATCAGTCGTTAAGAATGCGCATTGATCCCTTTGGACCAGATTGGTTAGGCAGTTGTGGTTTGTGTGGTAAACATGAATGGATGACTACATATGAACGTAATACAGTCACCGAAACCTTTGAACCAATGTAA